GGACCGGAGGCCTTTTCGCGCTCCATTATCTCGATCTCGACCGCTTCAAGGAGGTCAATGACAATTTCGGCCATATCACGGGAGACGCCCTCCTCCGGGCCGTCGCCGAGCGGCTGACGCAGACCGTGCGCGAGGGAGACACTGTCGCTCGCCTCGGAGGCGACGAATTCGTCGTCATCCAGCACGGGATCCAGCTCGGCGACGAGGCGGAGCTTCTGGCGCGCCGCATCGTCCAGGCGGTCGGCGCGCCTTACGATCTCCTCGGAGGGAAAATTCAGATCGGCGTCAGCATCGGCGTCGCCTTGGCTCCGCGGGACGGAACCGGGCTGGAGCAGCTCGTGTCCTGCGCCGACTCCGCCCTCTACCGAATGAAGCGCAAGGGACGCGGCGGCGGCTTTTGGGAAGAGGAGGGCGCGCCTCTCGAAAGGAATGTCGCCTGACCGCAGCCTGCCGGGGATACGGGGGACGAAACCGCGCATTCCCACAACATATCGCGCCCTATTTCTTGCCTTCCCCGCTATTTTGTGGCGCTCTTGCCGCCATGAAATTCCAGCGGCTCCGACTTCTCGGCTTCAAGAGCTTCTGCGAGGCCACAGATTTCCTGATCGAGCCGGGCCTGACCGGCGTCGTCGGGCCGAACGGCTGCGGCAAGTCCAATCTCGTCGAGGCCCTGCGCTGGGTCATGGGCGAGAACTCCTATAAAAACATGCGCGGCTCGGGGATGGATGACGTCATCTTCTCCGGCGGCGGCTCCCGCCCGGCCCGCAATGTCGCGGAAGTCGGCCTCGTGCTGGACAATAGCTCCCGCACCGCCCCGGCCGCCTTCAACGACGCCGAGACTCTGGAAGTCACCCGCCGCATCGAGCGCGAGTCCGGCTCCACCTACAGGATCAACGGCCGCGAGGTGCGCGCCAAGGATGTGCAACTGCTGTTCGCCGACGCGGCGACTGGCGCGCGCTCGCCGGCGCTGGTGCGCCAGGGGCAGATCGGCGAGATCATCTCGGCCAAGCCGCAGGCGCGCCGCCGCATTCTGGAGGACGCCGCCGGCGTCGCCGGCCTACACTCCCGCCGTCACGAGGCGGAGCTGCGGCTGACCGCGGCCGCCGAGAATCTCACCCGCCTCGAGGATGTGTTGAAACAGGTGGACGGCCAGACCGAGAGCCTGCGCCGCCAGGCGCGGCAGGCGCAACGCTATCGCGCCGTCGCGGCCGATATCCGCAAGAACGAGGCGCTCGCCGCCTTCATCGCCCATCGCCAGGCGAGCGAGCAATTGCAGACTGCCGAACGCAAGCTCGGGGAGGATACGAAGCTCGTCGAGGAGCGCACGCTGCAGCAGGCCGAGGCCGCGCGACTGCAGGCGATCGCCGCCTTCGAGCTGCCCAAACTCCGCGACAAGGAGGCCGAGGCCGGCGCCGCGCTGCATCGGCTGATCATGGCCCGCGACGCGCTGGACGGCGAGGAGAAGCGCGCCAAGGAGCGCATCGCCGAGCTGACCCGCCACGCCGAGCAATTCGCCCGCGACGTCGAGCGCGAGCGCGCGCTGATCGACGACGCCGCCGAGGTGACGCAGCGGCTCGAGGACGAGCGCGGCGAGCTGGCCGAGCAGGACGCCATCGGCGCCGAGCGCGAGGAGGAAGCGCGCGAGCGTCTCGCCGAGATAGAGGAGGCGCTGGCCCGCACAGAGGCCGAGCTCTCCGAGGCGCAGCAATCCCTGGCCGGCGTCAACGCCCAGCGCGGCGCGCTGGAGGCGGCGCTGCGCGAGGAGACGCAACGCGTCTCCCGTTTCGAGGCCGAGCTGACCCGCGTCGAGACGGAATTCGCGCTCATCGCCGGCCAGGGCGGAGCAGTGGAGGAGGTGGAGCGCCTCGCCGAATCGCTGGAAATGGCGAGCGAAGCCGCGCGCGAGGCCGACGAGACCGCGCTGATGGCCGAGGAAGCCGCCATCGAGGCGCGCGAGGCGGAGAGCCTGTCGCGCCAGCCGCTGGCCGAGGCCGAGAAGCGCGCCGGACGTCTCGAGACCGAGGCGCGCACGCTGGAGAAGCTGCTGGAATCGGGCGGCGGCGATCTCTGGGCGCCGATCGTCGAGAGCGTCACGGTCGAAAAGGGCTATGAGACCGCGCTGGGCGCCGCGCTCGGCGACGATCTCGACGCGTCCATCGAGACCTCCGCCCCGGCCCATTGGGCGCTCACCTCCGGCGCCGGCGACCCCTCGCTGCCGCCGGGCGTGCGTTCACTTTCCGAGATGGTGCAGGCCCCGCCGGCGCTGGCGCGGCGCCTCGCGCAGATCGGCGTCGTGCTGCGCAGCGAGGGCGCAGCATTGCGCTCCATGCTGAAGCCCGGCCAGCGCCTCGTCTCCAAGGAAGGCGACCTCTGGCGCTGGGACGGATTCACCCAGGCCGCCGAAGCGCCGACGCCGGCCGCGCGCCGTCTCGCCGAGAAGAATCGCCTCGCCGATCTACGCCTCGAGGCCGCCGCCGCCCGCGAGGCCGCCGACGCGCTCGCCGACGAGGCGCAGACGGCGCAGGAGCAGGCGCGCGCCGCCGCCCTCGCCGAAAGCGCCGCCCGCGAGGGACAGCGCCGCGCCCGCGCCGTGGTGGAGGAGGCGCGCGAGCGGCATGTCGTCGCCGAGCGGCGGCTCGGACAGATCGCGCAGCGCCTCTCGGCGCTCGAGGAGGCCAAGGCGCAAATCCTCGCCAATCGCGACGAAGCGGCGATGAAGCGCGAGAGCGCCGCCCATGCGCTGGATGCTCTGGACGAGCCGGCCTCGCTCGCCGGCGCGGTGGAGCATGTGCGTTCCCGCGCAGCCGCCGAGCGCGCCCAGGCCGGCGAAGCCCGCGCCGCGCTCACCTCGCTGCGTCATCAGACGGAGACGCGCGCCGCCCGCAAATCCGCGATCCTGCGCGAGAACGCCTCCTGGATGGAGCGGCGCGACCGCGCCCAGGACCGCATATCGGAATTGGAGCGCCGCCTCGAGGATTCGCGCGAGGAGCAGGAGCGCATCGCCGATTCACCGGAGACCTTCCTGCTCCAGCGCCGCAATCTTCTCTCGGCGATCGAGGAGGCGGACGCCGCCCGCCGCGCCGCCGCCGACGCGCGCACGAGCGGCGAGACGATGCAGGTCGAAGCCGACCGCGCCGCCCGCATGGCGCTGGAGGCGATGAGCGCCGCGCGCGAGGAGAAAGCCCGCAGCGAAGCGCAGCTCGAGGCCGCGCGCCGCCGCGCCGCCGATGTGGAGCACGCCATCGCCATGGAATTGGAGAGCGAGGAGCATTCGCTCGCCGAGCTCGCCGGCATCACCGGCGAGGAGACGCAGCTGCCCTCCATCCCCGACATCGAGCGCAAGCTCGAAGGGCTGAAGGCGGATCGTGACAGGCTCGGCGCCGTCAATCTTCGCGCCGAAAACGAGCTCGCCGAGATCGAGACGCAGCGCGACAAGATGATGGCCGAGCGCGAAGACCTCGCCGAGGCGATCAAGAAATTGCGCGGCGCCATCGCCAGCCTCAACAAGGAAGGCCGCGAGCGCCTGCTCGTCGCCTTCGAGCAGGTGAACGCGCACTTCAAAGATTTGTTCAGCCTGCTCTTCGGCGGCGGCACGGCGGAGTTGCAGCTCATCGAGAGCGACGATCCGCTGGAGGCCGGCCTCGACATTCTCGCGCGCCCGCCGGGCAAGAAGCCGCAGACGATGACTCTGCTCTCCGGCGGCGAGCAGGCGCTCACCGCAATGTCGCTGATCTTCGCGGTGTTCCTCACCAATCCGTCGCCGATCTGCGTGCTCGACGAGGTGGACGCGCCGCTCGACGATTACAATGTCGAGCGCTTCTGCGATCTGCTCGAGGATATGCGCAAGAAGACC
This genomic window from Methylosinus sp. H3A contains:
- the smc gene encoding chromosome segregation protein SMC, producing the protein MKFQRLRLLGFKSFCEATDFLIEPGLTGVVGPNGCGKSNLVEALRWVMGENSYKNMRGSGMDDVIFSGGGSRPARNVAEVGLVLDNSSRTAPAAFNDAETLEVTRRIERESGSTYRINGREVRAKDVQLLFADAATGARSPALVRQGQIGEIISAKPQARRRILEDAAGVAGLHSRRHEAELRLTAAAENLTRLEDVLKQVDGQTESLRRQARQAQRYRAVAADIRKNEALAAFIAHRQASEQLQTAERKLGEDTKLVEERTLQQAEAARLQAIAAFELPKLRDKEAEAGAALHRLIMARDALDGEEKRAKERIAELTRHAEQFARDVERERALIDDAAEVTQRLEDERGELAEQDAIGAEREEEARERLAEIEEALARTEAELSEAQQSLAGVNAQRGALEAALREETQRVSRFEAELTRVETEFALIAGQGGAVEEVERLAESLEMASEAAREADETALMAEEAAIEAREAESLSRQPLAEAEKRAGRLETEARTLEKLLESGGGDLWAPIVESVTVEKGYETALGAALGDDLDASIETSAPAHWALTSGAGDPSLPPGVRSLSEMVQAPPALARRLAQIGVVLRSEGAALRSMLKPGQRLVSKEGDLWRWDGFTQAAEAPTPAARRLAEKNRLADLRLEAAAAREAADALADEAQTAQEQARAAALAESAAREGQRRARAVVEEARERHVVAERRLGQIAQRLSALEEAKAQILANRDEAAMKRESAAHALDALDEPASLAGAVEHVRSRAAAERAQAGEARAALTSLRHQTETRAARKSAILRENASWMERRDRAQDRISELERRLEDSREEQERIADSPETFLLQRRNLLSAIEEADAARRAAADARTSGETMQVEADRAARMALEAMSAAREEKARSEAQLEAARRRAADVEHAIAMELESEEHSLAELAGITGEETQLPSIPDIERKLEGLKADRDRLGAVNLRAENELAEIETQRDKMMAEREDLAEAIKKLRGAIASLNKEGRERLLVAFEQVNAHFKDLFSLLFGGGTAELQLIESDDPLEAGLDILARPPGKKPQTMTLLSGGEQALTAMSLIFAVFLTNPSPICVLDEVDAPLDDYNVERFCDLLEDMRKKTDTRFVAITHNPITMARMDRLFGVTQAERGISQLVSVDLEQAERYAQAV